From the genome of Vigna angularis cultivar LongXiaoDou No.4 chromosome 11, ASM1680809v1, whole genome shotgun sequence, one region includes:
- the LOC108333580 gene encoding DCC family protein At1g52590, chloroplastic isoform X3, with the protein MALQLPTLSGCVMRFNSSACSIPGRKFSTFATLSRRRSDTTNWAEATSSFFDQDKRPIMLFDVLSFYTGVCNLCNGGVKFVRDNDRNKTIRYEALQSEAGKMLLRRSGRAPDDISSVVLVEKDRSYIKSEAVLKIMEYIDLPFPQIAIVLQFVPLFIRDFVYDNVANNRYTIFGRSESCEI; encoded by the exons ATGGCTCTTCAACTTCCAACACTTTCTGGTTGTGTCATGCGCTTCAACTCAAGCGCATGCTCGATCCCTGGTCGGAAATTTAGCACCTTTGCCACTCTGTCACGACGGCGTAGCGACACAACCAACTGGGCTGAAGCAACTTCCAGTTTCTTCGACCAAGACAAACGACCCATCATGTTGTTTGATG TTCTTTCTTTTTACACAGGAGTGTGCAACTTGTGCAACGGGGGTGTGAAGTTCGTTCGTGATAACGATCGAAATAA GACAATTAGGTATGAAGCTCTTCAGAGTGAAGCAGGTAAAATGCTGCTTAGGAGATCAGGAAGAGCTCCTGATGACATCTCAAGTGTTGTACTGGTTGAGAAGGACAG ATCCTATATAAAGTCTGAAGCAGTACTGAAGATAATGGAATACATAGACTTGCCATTTCCGCAAATAGCAATTGTTCTTCAATTTGTTCCTCT GTTTATCAGAGATTTTGTTTATGACAATGTTGCAAATAACCGTTACACGATTTTTGGTCGTTCTGAATCATGTGAAATATAA
- the LOC108333580 gene encoding DCC family protein At1g52590, chloroplastic isoform X4 has protein sequence MALQLPTLSGCVMRFNSSACSIPGRKFSTFATLSRRRSDTTNWAEATSSFFDQDKRPIMLFDGVCNLCNGGVKFVRDNDRNKTIRYEALQSEAGKMLLRRSGRAPDDISSVVLVEKDRSYIKSEAVLKIMEYIDLPFPQIAIVLQFVPLFIRDFVYDNVANNRYTIFGRSESCEI, from the exons ATGGCTCTTCAACTTCCAACACTTTCTGGTTGTGTCATGCGCTTCAACTCAAGCGCATGCTCGATCCCTGGTCGGAAATTTAGCACCTTTGCCACTCTGTCACGACGGCGTAGCGACACAACCAACTGGGCTGAAGCAACTTCCAGTTTCTTCGACCAAGACAAACGACCCATCATGTTGTTTGATG GAGTGTGCAACTTGTGCAACGGGGGTGTGAAGTTCGTTCGTGATAACGATCGAAATAA GACAATTAGGTATGAAGCTCTTCAGAGTGAAGCAGGTAAAATGCTGCTTAGGAGATCAGGAAGAGCTCCTGATGACATCTCAAGTGTTGTACTGGTTGAGAAGGACAG ATCCTATATAAAGTCTGAAGCAGTACTGAAGATAATGGAATACATAGACTTGCCATTTCCGCAAATAGCAATTGTTCTTCAATTTGTTCCTCT GTTTATCAGAGATTTTGTTTATGACAATGTTGCAAATAACCGTTACACGATTTTTGGTCGTTCTGAATCATGTGAAATATAA
- the LOC108333580 gene encoding DCC family protein At1g52590, chloroplastic isoform X1, whose protein sequence is MALQLPTLSGCVMRFNSSACSIPGRKFSTFATLSRRRSDTTNWAEATSSFFDQDKRPIMLFDVLSFYTGVCNLCNGGVKFVRDNDRNKTIRYEALQSEAGKMLLRRSGRAPDDISSVVLVEKDSSGEKEIHDCKFKERRIHGETNDFLVDSRSYIKSEAVLKIMEYIDLPFPQIAIVLQFVPLFIRDFVYDNVANNRYTIFGRSESCEI, encoded by the exons ATGGCTCTTCAACTTCCAACACTTTCTGGTTGTGTCATGCGCTTCAACTCAAGCGCATGCTCGATCCCTGGTCGGAAATTTAGCACCTTTGCCACTCTGTCACGACGGCGTAGCGACACAACCAACTGGGCTGAAGCAACTTCCAGTTTCTTCGACCAAGACAAACGACCCATCATGTTGTTTGATG TTCTTTCTTTTTACACAGGAGTGTGCAACTTGTGCAACGGGGGTGTGAAGTTCGTTCGTGATAACGATCGAAATAA GACAATTAGGTATGAAGCTCTTCAGAGTGAAGCAGGTAAAATGCTGCTTAGGAGATCAGGAAGAGCTCCTGATGACATCTCAAGTGTTGTACTGGTTGAGAAGGACAG TTCTGGGGAAAAAGAAATTCATGATTGTAAAttcaaagaaagaagaattcaCGGTGAAACAAATGACTTTCTGGTTGATTCTAGATCCTATATAAAGTCTGAAGCAGTACTGAAGATAATGGAATACATAGACTTGCCATTTCCGCAAATAGCAATTGTTCTTCAATTTGTTCCTCT GTTTATCAGAGATTTTGTTTATGACAATGTTGCAAATAACCGTTACACGATTTTTGGTCGTTCTGAATCATGTGAAATATAA
- the LOC108333580 gene encoding DCC family protein At1g52590, chloroplastic isoform X2, producing the protein MALQLPTLSGCVMRFNSSACSIPGRKFSTFATLSRRRSDTTNWAEATSSFFDQDKRPIMLFDGVCNLCNGGVKFVRDNDRNKTIRYEALQSEAGKMLLRRSGRAPDDISSVVLVEKDSSGEKEIHDCKFKERRIHGETNDFLVDSRSYIKSEAVLKIMEYIDLPFPQIAIVLQFVPLFIRDFVYDNVANNRYTIFGRSESCEI; encoded by the exons ATGGCTCTTCAACTTCCAACACTTTCTGGTTGTGTCATGCGCTTCAACTCAAGCGCATGCTCGATCCCTGGTCGGAAATTTAGCACCTTTGCCACTCTGTCACGACGGCGTAGCGACACAACCAACTGGGCTGAAGCAACTTCCAGTTTCTTCGACCAAGACAAACGACCCATCATGTTGTTTGATG GAGTGTGCAACTTGTGCAACGGGGGTGTGAAGTTCGTTCGTGATAACGATCGAAATAA GACAATTAGGTATGAAGCTCTTCAGAGTGAAGCAGGTAAAATGCTGCTTAGGAGATCAGGAAGAGCTCCTGATGACATCTCAAGTGTTGTACTGGTTGAGAAGGACAG TTCTGGGGAAAAAGAAATTCATGATTGTAAAttcaaagaaagaagaattcaCGGTGAAACAAATGACTTTCTGGTTGATTCTAGATCCTATATAAAGTCTGAAGCAGTACTGAAGATAATGGAATACATAGACTTGCCATTTCCGCAAATAGCAATTGTTCTTCAATTTGTTCCTCT GTTTATCAGAGATTTTGTTTATGACAATGTTGCAAATAACCGTTACACGATTTTTGGTCGTTCTGAATCATGTGAAATATAA